Proteins co-encoded in one Streptomyces sp. NBC_01283 genomic window:
- a CDS encoding sugar ABC transporter ATP-binding protein translates to MSVTDELPRGADRGPDELLRIEGIRKTFPGVVALDSVDFDLRRGEVHVLLGENGAGKSTLIKMLSGAYRPDSGRILVDGKEARIHGAQDAERLGIATIYQEFNLVPDLTVAENIFLGRQPRRFGMIDRKAMESAAEELLKRVGVQVSPRAKVRELGIARLQMVEIAKALSLKARVLIMDEPTAVLTSEEVDKLFLIVRQLRADGVGVVFITHHLEEIAALGDRVTVLRDGRSVDQVPASTPEDELVRLMVGRSIEQQYPRERPDTGGALLTVEGLTRDGVFHDVSFEVRAGEVVGLAGLVGAGRTEVARAVFGADPYDKGSVDVRGERLPRHDVNAAMGAGIGLVPEDRKGQGLLLDASVQENLGLVTLRSATRSGLVDLKGQRVAAARIAEQLGVRMAGLGQHVRTLSGGNQQKVVIGKWLLADTKVLILDEPTRGIDVGAKVEIYQLINELTASGHAVLMISSDLPEVLGMSDRVLVMAQGRIAGELAGDDATQDAVMALAVSTTEAHGSTAVQNDEATEGEASRGH, encoded by the coding sequence GTGAGCGTCACGGACGAGTTGCCGCGCGGCGCCGACCGCGGTCCCGACGAGCTGCTGCGGATCGAGGGGATACGCAAGACGTTCCCCGGTGTCGTCGCGCTCGACTCCGTCGACTTCGACCTGCGCCGCGGCGAGGTGCATGTCCTGCTCGGCGAGAACGGCGCGGGCAAGAGCACGCTCATCAAGATGCTCTCCGGCGCCTACCGCCCCGACAGCGGCCGCATCCTCGTGGACGGGAAGGAAGCCCGTATCCACGGCGCGCAGGACGCCGAGCGGCTCGGTATCGCGACGATCTACCAGGAGTTCAACCTCGTACCCGACCTCACCGTCGCCGAGAACATCTTCCTGGGCCGCCAGCCGCGCCGCTTCGGGATGATCGACCGGAAGGCGATGGAGTCGGCCGCAGAGGAACTCCTGAAGCGGGTCGGCGTCCAGGTGTCGCCGCGCGCCAAGGTGCGTGAACTCGGCATCGCCCGGCTCCAGATGGTCGAGATCGCCAAGGCGCTCAGTCTGAAGGCCCGCGTCCTGATCATGGACGAGCCGACGGCCGTCCTCACCAGCGAGGAGGTCGACAAACTCTTCCTGATCGTGCGGCAGTTGCGGGCGGACGGTGTCGGCGTCGTCTTCATCACCCACCACCTGGAGGAGATCGCGGCGCTCGGCGACCGGGTGACCGTCCTGCGCGACGGCCGCAGCGTCGACCAGGTGCCCGCGTCGACCCCCGAGGACGAGCTCGTACGGCTGATGGTGGGCCGCAGCATCGAGCAGCAGTATCCGCGCGAACGCCCGGACACCGGCGGCGCGTTGCTCACCGTCGAGGGCCTCACCCGCGACGGCGTCTTCCACGACGTCAGCTTCGAGGTGCGGGCCGGCGAGGTCGTCGGCCTCGCGGGACTCGTCGGCGCGGGACGCACCGAGGTGGCGCGCGCCGTCTTCGGCGCCGATCCGTACGACAAGGGATCCGTCGACGTACGCGGCGAACGCCTGCCCCGGCATGACGTGAACGCCGCGATGGGCGCCGGAATCGGCCTCGTCCCGGAGGACCGCAAGGGCCAGGGGCTCCTGCTGGACGCGTCCGTGCAGGAGAACCTCGGCCTGGTGACGCTGCGTTCGGCGACGCGGTCCGGGCTCGTGGACCTCAAGGGGCAGCGCGTCGCGGCGGCCCGGATCGCCGAGCAGCTCGGCGTGCGGATGGCCGGGCTCGGCCAGCATGTGCGCACGCTGTCCGGCGGCAACCAGCAGAAGGTCGTCATCGGCAAGTGGCTGCTCGCAGACACCAAGGTCCTGATCCTCGACGAGCCGACGCGCGGCATCGACGTGGGCGCGAAGGTCGAGATCTACCAGCTCATCAACGAACTGACGGCCTCCGGGCACGCGGTCCTGATGATCTCCAGTGATCTCCCGGAGGTCCTCGGCATGAGCGACCGTGTGCTCGTCATGGCGCAGGGCCGCATCGCGGGCGAACTCGCCGGGGACGACGCGACGCAGGACGCGGTGATGGCACTGGCCGTGAGCACCACGGAAGCCCACGGCAGCACGGCAGTTCAGAACGACGAAGCAACCGAAGGGGAGGCCTCCCGTGGCCACTGA
- a CDS encoding substrate-binding domain-containing protein, which yields MATETLKSNAGGATGLRRVLLDNGALSALVVLLVAMSLLSGDFLTTQNLLNVGVQAAVTAILAFGVTFVIVSAGIDLSVGSVAALSATVLAWTATSQGLPVWLAIVFAVGTGIACGFVNGLLVSYGKLPPFIATLAMLSVARGLSLVISQGSPIPFPDSVSNLGDTIGGWLPVPVIVMIAMGLITAVILARTYIGRSMYAIGGNEEAARLSGLRVKRQKLVIYGLSGLFAAVAGIVLASRLVSAQPQAAQGYELDAIAAVVIGGASLAGGVGKASGTLIGALILAVLRNGLNLLSVSAFWQQVVIGVVIALAVLLDTLRRKAGATPGASTGAAAGGGKKGPQLLKIGIAAVLVAAVVGTVSFFNNGSSGTTTKIGMSLSTLNNPFFVQMKEGAQAEAKKAGIDLTVTDAQNDASQQTNQLQNFTGEGMKSIIVNPVDSDAVGPAVRGANKSDIPVIAADRGVNKAKAAALVASDNVAGGKLAAKTLAEKLGGKGKIVTLQGVAGTSASRERGKGFAEGIKEFPGIKVVASQPADFDRTKGLDVMTNLMQSNPGIDGVFAENDEMALGAAKALGGKAGKSVAVVGFDGTPDGLKAVESGSLYASVAQQPKELGRIAVRNAVKALRGKDVDTMVKVPVKVVTKKNVADFS from the coding sequence GTGGCCACTGAAACGCTGAAGAGCAACGCGGGTGGCGCCACCGGTCTCCGCCGTGTGCTGCTCGACAACGGCGCACTGAGCGCCCTGGTCGTCCTCCTGGTGGCGATGTCGCTGCTGTCGGGCGATTTCCTCACCACCCAGAACCTGCTCAATGTGGGCGTGCAGGCCGCCGTCACCGCGATCCTCGCGTTCGGCGTCACCTTCGTCATCGTCTCGGCGGGCATCGACCTGTCGGTCGGCTCGGTGGCCGCGCTCTCGGCCACCGTCCTCGCGTGGACGGCGACTTCGCAGGGCCTTCCGGTCTGGCTCGCGATCGTCTTCGCCGTCGGCACCGGCATAGCGTGCGGTTTCGTCAACGGTCTGCTCGTCTCGTACGGCAAACTCCCGCCGTTCATCGCGACGCTGGCGATGCTCTCGGTGGCCCGCGGTCTCTCCCTGGTCATCTCGCAGGGCAGCCCGATCCCGTTCCCCGACTCGGTGTCCAACCTCGGTGACACCATCGGCGGCTGGCTGCCGGTCCCGGTCATCGTGATGATCGCGATGGGTCTGATCACCGCCGTCATCCTGGCCCGTACGTACATCGGCCGCTCCATGTACGCGATCGGCGGCAACGAAGAGGCGGCCCGTCTCTCCGGCCTTCGCGTGAAGCGGCAGAAGCTCGTCATCTACGGCCTCTCCGGCCTCTTCGCCGCCGTCGCGGGCATCGTCCTCGCGTCCCGCCTGGTCTCCGCGCAGCCGCAGGCCGCGCAGGGTTACGAGCTGGACGCGATCGCCGCGGTCGTCATCGGCGGCGCGAGCCTGGCCGGCGGTGTCGGCAAGGCGTCCGGCACCCTGATCGGCGCGCTGATCCTCGCGGTCCTGCGCAACGGCCTCAACCTCCTCTCCGTGTCCGCCTTCTGGCAGCAGGTCGTGATCGGCGTCGTCATCGCACTCGCGGTGCTGCTCGACACGTTGCGCCGCAAGGCCGGAGCGACCCCGGGGGCCTCGACGGGCGCGGCGGCCGGTGGCGGGAAGAAGGGGCCGCAGCTCCTGAAGATCGGCATCGCGGCCGTGCTGGTGGCGGCCGTCGTGGGCACCGTCTCCTTCTTCAACAACGGCTCCTCCGGCACGACGACGAAGATCGGCATGTCGCTCTCCACCCTCAACAACCCCTTCTTCGTGCAGATGAAGGAGGGCGCGCAGGCGGAGGCCAAGAAGGCCGGCATCGACCTCACGGTCACGGACGCGCAGAACGACGCCTCGCAGCAGACCAACCAGCTGCAGAACTTCACCGGCGAAGGCATGAAGTCGATCATCGTCAACCCGGTCGACTCGGACGCCGTCGGCCCCGCGGTGCGCGGCGCCAACAAGTCGGACATCCCGGTGATCGCCGCCGACCGCGGCGTGAACAAGGCGAAGGCGGCGGCGCTCGTCGCCTCCGACAACGTCGCGGGCGGCAAGCTCGCCGCGAAGACCCTCGCGGAGAAGCTGGGCGGCAAGGGCAAGATCGTCACGCTGCAGGGCGTCGCGGGCACGTCGGCGAGCCGCGAGCGCGGCAAGGGCTTCGCCGAGGGCATCAAGGAGTTCCCCGGCATCAAGGTCGTCGCCTCCCAGCCCGCGGACTTCGACCGCACCAAGGGCCTGGACGTCATGACGAACCTCATGCAGTCGAACCCCGGCATCGACGGCGTCTTCGCCGAGAACGACGAGATGGCCCTCGGCGCGGCCAAGGCGCTCGGCGGCAAGGCGGGCAAGTCGGTCGCGGTGGTCGGCTTCGACGGAACCCCCGACGGCCTGAAGGCCGTCGAGTCGGGTTCGCTGTACGCGTCCGTGGCGCAGCAGCCGAAGGAGCTGGGCAGGATCGCCGTGCGGAACGCGGTGAAGGCGCTGCGCGGCAAGGACGTCGACACAATGGTGAAGGTCCCGGTGAAGGTGGTCACGAAGAAGAACGTGGCCGACTTCTCCTGA
- a CDS encoding ribokinase has translation MNDHDDATYDLLVVGSANADLVIGVERRPAPGETVLGSDLATHPGGKGANQSVAAARLGARTALLARVGDDAHGRLLLESQRAAGADTVGVLVGGAPTGVALITVDPSGDNSIVVSPGANARLTPEDIRAAGSLLAASRVVSTQLEIPIESVAEIVRTLPETARFVLNPSPPAPLPGEVLAACDPLVVNEHEARYILGDAGESSDSPEDWARALLALGPRSVVITLGAEGALTADGTSSPVRVPSPKVDAVDTTGAGDAFTAALAWRIGLGDDLPTAAAYAARVGAASVTRQGAQESYPTADEIPAREEGASA, from the coding sequence ATGAACGACCACGACGACGCCACGTACGACCTCCTGGTCGTCGGGTCGGCCAACGCCGACCTGGTGATCGGCGTCGAGCGCCGCCCCGCCCCCGGCGAGACGGTCCTCGGCTCCGACCTCGCCACGCATCCCGGTGGCAAGGGCGCGAACCAGTCGGTCGCGGCGGCCCGGCTCGGCGCCCGTACCGCCCTGCTCGCGCGGGTCGGCGACGACGCACACGGCCGGCTCCTGCTCGAATCGCAGCGCGCGGCGGGCGCGGACACGGTCGGCGTCCTGGTCGGCGGGGCGCCCACGGGTGTCGCGCTGATCACCGTCGACCCGTCGGGCGACAACAGCATCGTGGTCTCGCCGGGCGCCAACGCCCGGCTGACCCCCGAGGACATCCGCGCGGCGGGCAGCCTGCTCGCCGCGTCCCGGGTGGTCTCGACCCAACTGGAGATCCCCATCGAGTCGGTCGCCGAGATCGTACGCACCCTGCCGGAGACCGCCCGCTTCGTCCTCAACCCCTCACCACCGGCGCCGCTGCCGGGCGAAGTCCTCGCGGCGTGCGACCCGTTGGTGGTGAACGAGCACGAGGCGCGCTACATCCTGGGCGATGCCGGGGAATCCTCGGACTCCCCCGAGGACTGGGCGCGGGCGCTGCTCGCCCTCGGGCCCCGCTCGGTGGTGATCACCCTGGGCGCGGAGGGAGCACTGACGGCGGACGGCACCAGCTCCCCCGTCAGGGTGCCGAGCCCGAAGGTGGACGCGGTGGACACGACCGGCGCGGGCGACGCCTTCACGGCGGCCCTGGCGTGGCGCATCGGCCTGGGCGATGACCTTCCGACGGCGGCTGCGTACGCGGCGCGTGTCGGGGCCGCGTCGGTCACGCGGCAGGGCGCGCAGGAGTCGTACCCGACGGCGGACGAGATTCCGGCCCGGGAAGAGGGTGCTTCGGCATGA
- the rbsD gene encoding D-ribose pyranase, with the protein MKRSGILNRHLSGALAELGHGDAVLICDAGMPVPPGPRVVDLAFRAGVPSFAEVLDGLLAELVTEGGTAAEEVREANPAAAGLLSARVTPLTLIPHEELKRRTATARLVVRTGEATPYANVLLRCGVFF; encoded by the coding sequence ATGAAGAGGAGCGGCATCCTCAACCGCCATCTCTCGGGCGCCCTGGCCGAGTTGGGCCACGGGGACGCTGTTCTGATCTGCGACGCGGGCATGCCCGTCCCGCCGGGGCCGCGGGTCGTCGACCTGGCGTTCCGGGCAGGCGTCCCGTCGTTCGCCGAGGTCCTGGACGGGCTGCTCGCCGAGCTGGTGACGGAGGGCGGAACGGCGGCGGAGGAGGTCCGGGAGGCGAACCCGGCGGCGGCCGGGCTCCTGTCCGCCCGCGTCACGCCCCTCACCCTGATCCCGCACGAGGAACTCAAGCGCCGCACGGCCACGGCCCGCCTGGTGGTCCGCACCGGCGAGGCAACGCCGTACGCGAATGTGCTGCTGCGGTGCGGGGTGTTCTTCTAG
- a CDS encoding kinase, with amino-acid sequence MSQEAGPRPGPAGARSAGIGVGTAFGTFGELLQGVLPEEDGDFLVTLPVARWTMATFRPEPGPGDVLVRPARKTKALQLARTICELAELRTGVPVGGTLRVNSVIPEGKGLASSSADLVATARAVGQALDVAMPPSRIERLLADIEPTDGVLYQAIVAFHHRTVRLRGILGSLPVMAVVGIDEGGSVDTVDFNRIPKPFTLADRHEYARLLDRLACAVRRRDLAEVGRVATRSAQLNQLLRHKWSLEPMREICREVGGLGVAVAHSGTTLGILLDTADPSYTQRVSAAAQACGELAGGVTVYRTLGFPTGARGASS; translated from the coding sequence CTGTCCCAGGAGGCCGGGCCGCGGCCCGGTCCGGCGGGTGCGCGGTCGGCCGGAATCGGAGTGGGCACCGCCTTCGGGACCTTCGGCGAGCTGCTTCAGGGTGTGCTGCCGGAGGAGGACGGGGACTTCCTGGTGACGTTGCCCGTCGCGCGGTGGACGATGGCCACCTTCCGGCCGGAACCCGGCCCCGGGGACGTGCTGGTCCGGCCCGCGCGCAAAACCAAGGCGCTCCAACTGGCCCGTACGATCTGTGAGTTGGCGGAGCTGCGCACGGGCGTACCGGTCGGGGGAACCCTCCGCGTCAACAGCGTCATCCCGGAGGGCAAGGGCCTCGCGAGCTCGTCGGCCGACCTGGTCGCGACCGCGCGGGCGGTCGGGCAGGCGCTGGACGTGGCGATGCCGCCGTCCCGCATCGAACGGCTCCTCGCGGACATCGAGCCCACGGACGGGGTGCTCTATCAGGCGATCGTCGCCTTCCACCACCGCACCGTGCGGCTGCGCGGCATCCTCGGATCGCTCCCGGTCATGGCCGTGGTGGGGATCGACGAGGGCGGTTCGGTCGACACCGTCGACTTCAACCGCATCCCCAAGCCGTTCACCCTCGCCGACCGCCACGAGTACGCACGCCTGCTCGACCGGCTCGCGTGCGCCGTCCGCCGCCGCGACCTGGCCGAGGTGGGCAGGGTCGCGACCCGCAGCGCCCAGCTGAACCAACTCCTGCGCCACAAATGGTCGTTGGAGCCAATGCGGGAGATCTGCCGGGAGGTCGGCGGCCTGGGCGTCGCCGTCGCGCACAGCGGCACGACCCTGGGCATCCTGCTGGACACCGCCGACCCCTCGTACACGCAGCGGGTCAGCGCGGCGGCGCAGGCGTGCGGGGAGCTGGCGGGCGGGGTGACGGTGTACCGGACGCTTGGCTTTCCCACTGGGGCGAGGGGCGCGAGCAGCTAG
- a CDS encoding pyridoxal-phosphate dependent enzyme: MHDHIAEAVKKPDLISLEPDLVCLRFETMKIYSALGAVRHLLDTGAVKPGDTLIDSSSGIYAQALALACHRYGMKCHIVGSTTVDRTLRIQLEILGATLEQVRPSKNLRLDQELRVRRIAEILKANPSYHWMRQYHDSIHYLGYRDVAGTIDTETPEGPLALVGGVGSGASTGAIAGYLRDAGRDVSLVGVQPFGSVTFGSERVADPDMIIAGIGSAITFENVRHEAYDRVHWVNFDCAVSGAVSLLRNSGIFAGLSTGAAYLTALWERRRDDSRTYVFIAADTGHRYVESAYAKHADAPDIDTLKPHEVTSLDELRHPWSTTSWPDLP, translated from the coding sequence ATGCACGACCACATAGCCGAAGCGGTGAAGAAACCCGATCTCATATCCCTGGAGCCGGACTTGGTCTGTCTCCGATTCGAGACGATGAAGATCTATTCGGCTCTGGGAGCGGTCCGTCACCTTCTCGACACGGGTGCCGTGAAACCCGGCGACACCCTCATCGACAGTTCCAGCGGCATCTACGCGCAAGCCCTGGCGCTCGCCTGCCACCGCTACGGAATGAAATGCCACATCGTGGGTTCCACGACCGTGGACCGCACCCTGCGCATTCAGCTGGAGATACTCGGCGCCACGCTGGAACAGGTGCGGCCGTCCAAGAATCTCCGGCTCGACCAGGAGCTGAGGGTGCGGCGCATCGCCGAGATACTCAAGGCGAATCCCTCGTACCACTGGATGCGGCAGTACCACGACAGCATTCATTACCTCGGCTACCGCGACGTGGCCGGGACGATCGACACCGAGACGCCCGAAGGGCCGCTCGCCCTGGTGGGCGGGGTCGGCTCGGGGGCCTCGACCGGCGCCATCGCCGGATATCTCCGGGACGCGGGCCGCGATGTCTCACTCGTCGGCGTACAGCCTTTCGGCAGCGTCACCTTCGGCTCGGAGCGCGTGGCCGACCCTGACATGATCATCGCCGGGATCGGCAGCGCCATCACCTTCGAGAATGTCCGGCACGAGGCGTACGACCGCGTGCACTGGGTGAATTTCGACTGCGCGGTGTCCGGCGCGGTCTCGCTTCTGCGGAACAGCGGAATCTTCGCCGGTCTTTCCACCGGTGCCGCCTATCTGACCGCCCTCTGGGAGCGGCGCCGCGACGATTCCCGTACGTACGTCTTCATCGCCGCGGACACGGGTCACCGCTATGTCGAGAGCGCCTATGCGAAGCACGCGGACGCACCGGACATCGACACCTTGAAGCCGCACGAGGTCACCTCGCTCGACGAGCTGAGGCACCCCTGGTCGACCACTTCCTGGCCCGACCTTCCCTGA
- a CDS encoding Rossmann-like domain-containing protein, giving the protein MSHPDPRTPQNVAELIDAVLAGDHGPDPKDLSVTSAFWLYNTTRLPGSQVTYHNHYLLLRVGTAFGACSFEAGELTPDFCENASGHSLDKLLRAESTPVRIAALDAYLAQVNPHRDAADAERIMLPTGTPEVRAKARDAAIAGLLDIEPGARVALIGVVNPLVAAIRERGGVCLPCDLNLRTTQWGDRITDDMTEVLGEADAVVATGMTLSNGTFDLILAHCREHGVPLVVYAQSGSAVARAFLPAGVTGLSAEPFAFSQFSADETPLYRYREAA; this is encoded by the coding sequence ATGTCACACCCCGACCCGCGCACGCCCCAGAACGTCGCGGAGCTCATCGACGCCGTCCTGGCGGGCGACCACGGCCCCGACCCCAAGGACCTCTCCGTCACCAGCGCGTTCTGGCTGTACAACACCACCCGCCTCCCGGGCAGCCAAGTGACTTACCACAACCACTACTTGCTGCTCCGGGTCGGCACGGCGTTCGGCGCCTGCTCCTTCGAGGCCGGTGAACTCACCCCGGACTTCTGCGAGAACGCCTCGGGCCACAGCCTCGACAAGCTGCTGCGCGCCGAGTCCACGCCCGTCCGTATCGCCGCGCTCGACGCCTATCTCGCGCAGGTCAACCCGCACCGGGACGCCGCCGACGCCGAGCGCATCATGCTGCCCACCGGCACCCCGGAGGTCAGGGCGAAGGCCCGCGACGCCGCCATCGCCGGGCTGCTGGACATCGAGCCGGGTGCGAGAGTCGCGCTCATCGGCGTGGTCAATCCGCTGGTCGCGGCGATACGTGAGCGGGGCGGCGTCTGCCTGCCCTGCGACCTCAATCTCCGTACGACCCAGTGGGGCGACCGGATCACCGACGACATGACGGAGGTGCTGGGGGAGGCCGACGCCGTGGTCGCCACCGGAATGACGCTGAGCAACGGCACCTTCGACCTGATCCTCGCGCACTGCCGCGAGCACGGGGTGCCGCTGGTGGTGTACGCGCAGAGCGGCAGTGCCGTGGCCCGCGCGTTCCTGCCCGCCGGGGTCACCGGACTCTCCGCGGAGCCGTTCGCGTTCTCGCAGTTCAGCGCCGACGAGACGCCGCTCTACCGCTACAGGGAGGCGGCGTGA